In one window of Rhodanobacter sp. FDAARGOS 1247 DNA:
- a CDS encoding carboxymuconolactone decarboxylase family protein yields the protein MTRLHTVAPDQAGQEAAELFGIVKRTIGKVPNLYATIGSNAPAVLAHVLDTGATLAKSSLSRREQEAINLAVSEATGCDYCVAAHTMTGKMAGYTAEQTRELRTGAYAEDARIDALVKFALQLVQQRGTLDVVAVDALKAAGFDDRQLVEIPLVVSTILFTNMVNRINDTTLDFPKAA from the coding sequence ATGACCCGTTTGCATACAGTCGCCCCGGACCAGGCCGGCCAGGAAGCCGCCGAGCTGTTCGGCATCGTCAAGCGCACCATCGGCAAGGTGCCGAATCTCTACGCCACCATCGGCAGCAATGCGCCGGCCGTGCTGGCCCACGTGCTCGACACCGGCGCCACGCTCGCGAAGAGCTCGCTGTCCCGGCGCGAGCAGGAAGCGATCAACCTTGCGGTAAGCGAAGCCACCGGCTGTGACTATTGCGTGGCCGCCCACACCATGACCGGCAAGATGGCCGGCTATACGGCGGAGCAGACCCGCGAACTGCGCACCGGTGCCTATGCCGAAGACGCGCGCATCGATGCGCTGGTGAAGTTCGCACTGCAACTGGTGCAGCAGCGTGGCACGCTGGACGTCGTCGCCGTCGATGCGCTGAAGGCGGCCGGGTTCGACGATCGCCAGCTGGTCGAGATCCCGCTGGTGGTGAGTACGATCCTGTTCACCAACATGGTCAACCGCATCAACGACACCACGCTGGATTTCCCCAAGGCGGCGTAA
- a CDS encoding ATPase domain-containing protein, giving the protein MDEHLTDHALLGIAGLDDVLEGGFAKGRLFLLEGSPGTGKTTIGLQFLLAGRDAGERVLYVTMSETEAELRATAASHGWSLDGVEIFELVPPENLLDEAQQQSLLYSSDLELGETTGRIFEAYERVVPDRMVLDSLSEIRLLAQSSLRYRRQILTLKHYFARNDATVLMLDDLSSELTDRTVHSIAHGVIRLEELSPDYGAERRRLRVLKYRARQFRGGYHDFVIRKGGVTVFPRLVAGHRDSDIYARDKLASASPELDALLGGGIERGSSVLVLGPAGTGKSLLTLTFIAGAVERGERAGLFVFDEELGLLYQRALGVGMDLRRMVDEGQLIIEQVDAAQMTPGEFSAQVRQHVEVGGVRTVVVDSLNGYQAAMPEEQALVLHIHELLQFLNRRAVTTFLTVAQHGLVGDMKAPVDVTYLADTVVLLRYFEAAGRVRRAISVVKKRASAHEDTIREYRIGTRGFQLGEPLTQFQGVLRGVPTISGVDAESRLFPDRT; this is encoded by the coding sequence TTGGACGAACATCTGACTGACCACGCCCTGCTGGGGATCGCCGGGCTCGACGATGTGCTGGAAGGCGGCTTTGCTAAGGGCCGGCTGTTCCTGCTGGAAGGCAGCCCGGGCACGGGCAAGACCACGATCGGCCTGCAGTTCCTGCTGGCGGGTCGCGACGCCGGAGAGCGCGTGCTGTACGTGACGATGTCCGAGACCGAGGCCGAGTTGCGCGCCACCGCGGCGTCGCACGGCTGGTCGCTGGACGGCGTGGAGATTTTCGAGTTGGTGCCGCCGGAAAACCTGCTGGACGAAGCGCAGCAGCAGAGCCTGCTGTATTCGTCCGACCTGGAACTGGGCGAGACGACCGGGCGGATTTTCGAAGCCTACGAGCGCGTGGTGCCGGACCGCATGGTGCTCGACAGCCTGTCGGAGATCCGCCTGCTGGCACAGAGTTCGTTGCGCTACCGGCGCCAGATCCTGACGCTGAAGCACTACTTCGCCCGCAACGACGCGACCGTGTTGATGCTCGACGATCTCAGCAGCGAACTGACCGATCGGACCGTGCACAGCATCGCCCACGGGGTGATCCGGCTGGAGGAGCTGTCGCCCGACTACGGTGCCGAGCGCCGTCGTCTTCGCGTGCTGAAATATCGCGCCCGGCAATTTCGGGGCGGTTACCACGACTTCGTGATCCGCAAGGGCGGCGTGACGGTGTTCCCGCGTCTGGTCGCCGGCCACCGCGACAGCGACATCTATGCGCGGGACAAGCTGGCCAGCGCATCGCCCGAACTCGATGCCTTGCTGGGTGGTGGCATCGAACGCGGCTCCAGTGTGCTGGTGCTGGGCCCGGCCGGCACCGGCAAGTCGCTGCTGACGCTGACCTTCATCGCCGGCGCGGTCGAGCGCGGCGAGCGGGCGGGGTTGTTCGTGTTCGACGAGGAGTTGGGGCTGCTGTACCAGCGGGCGCTGGGTGTCGGCATGGACCTGCGCCGCATGGTCGATGAGGGCCAGCTGATCATCGAACAGGTGGACGCGGCGCAGATGACACCCGGCGAGTTCTCCGCGCAAGTGCGCCAGCACGTGGAGGTGGGGGGCGTGCGCACCGTGGTGGTCGACAGCCTCAACGGCTACCAGGCCGCCATGCCCGAAGAGCAGGCGCTGGTGCTGCACATCCACGAGTTGCTGCAGTTCCTCAACCGGCGTGCCGTGACGACGTTCCTTACGGTCGCCCAGCACGGTCTGGTGGGCGACATGAAGGCCCCCGTGGACGTGACGTACCTGGCCGACACCGTGGTGCTGCTGCGCTACTTCGAGGCGGCCGGAAGGGTGCGCCGGGCGATTTCGGTGGTGAAGAAACGCGCTAGCGCCCACGAGGACACCATTCGCGAATACCGCATCGGTACCCGCGGCTTCCAGTTGGGCGAGCCGTTGACCCAGTTCCAGGGCGTGTTGCGCGGCGTGCCGACGATTTCCGGGGTCGATGCGGAAAGCCGATTGTTCCCGGATCGGACGTGA
- a CDS encoding AraC family transcriptional regulator, protein MDSLSTLVSSMGLHGRVDLLCRFAGAWSVPHPETPQGQVPYHVVLAGEAVLEVGRQRRPFVAGDLVLFPRGSAHTMRHADGATLAFAEVRRPLGRLVELASDAPHSEFDMLCGTFELGRHHALLLRVLPEVVHLHTRGRDDYAGLHALLHTMRHESLQASPGGDAVIAHLSAALFTLVVRTLMDQGDLQQGLLALLMDARVGPALAAVIAAPAEPWTLERLAEVSRMSRASFARHFTQLSPATPMDVVTALRMDLAARLLRETPRSIEQIGEACGYISRAAFGQAFKRVHGTSPAAFRRQAE, encoded by the coding sequence ATGGACAGTTTGAGCACCCTGGTGAGCTCGATGGGCCTGCACGGACGGGTGGACCTGCTGTGCCGTTTCGCCGGCGCATGGTCGGTGCCGCACCCGGAGACGCCACAGGGCCAGGTGCCCTACCACGTGGTGCTGGCCGGCGAAGCCGTGCTGGAAGTGGGCCGCCAGCGACGGCCGTTCGTGGCTGGCGACCTGGTGCTGTTTCCGCGCGGTTCCGCCCACACCATGCGCCACGCGGACGGCGCCACCCTGGCGTTTGCCGAAGTACGCCGCCCGCTGGGCCGCCTCGTCGAACTGGCCAGCGACGCGCCGCACAGCGAGTTCGACATGCTCTGCGGCACCTTCGAGCTGGGTCGCCACCACGCCCTGCTGCTGCGGGTGCTGCCCGAGGTGGTGCATCTGCACACCAGGGGCCGCGACGACTACGCCGGCCTGCACGCATTGCTGCACACCATGCGTCACGAGAGCCTGCAGGCCTCGCCCGGCGGCGACGCGGTGATCGCGCACCTGTCCGCCGCGCTGTTCACCCTGGTGGTGCGCACGCTGATGGATCAGGGCGACCTGCAACAAGGCCTGCTCGCCCTGCTGATGGATGCCCGCGTGGGTCCCGCGCTGGCCGCCGTGATCGCCGCCCCCGCCGAGCCGTGGACACTGGAACGGCTGGCCGAGGTCAGCCGCATGTCACGGGCCAGCTTCGCGCGACACTTCACCCAACTGTCGCCGGCCACGCCGATGGACGTGGTCACCGCCTTGCGCATGGACCTCGCCGCGCGCCTGCTGCGCGAAACCCCGCGCTCCATCGAGCAGATCGGCGAAGCCTGCGGCTACATCTCGCGCGCCGCCTTCGGTCAGGCCTTCAAGCGCGTGCACGGCACCAGCCCCGCCGCATTCCGTCGCCAGGCCGAGTAA
- a CDS encoding GFA family protein, with product MTTFTGGCLCGDVRLQASGEPHRVGICHCLDCRKHHGALFFAAAIFPREAVTIEGETHDYARRHFCPRCGSSVFACSGDEIEVHLGSLDAPDQLMPTYENWLIRRESWLPPFPLAHHYERDREGAGRRED from the coding sequence ATGACGACATTCACCGGCGGCTGTCTTTGCGGCGATGTCCGCCTGCAGGCATCGGGCGAACCCCACCGGGTGGGCATCTGCCATTGTCTCGACTGCCGCAAGCATCACGGCGCATTGTTCTTCGCGGCGGCGATCTTTCCCAGGGAAGCGGTGACGATCGAAGGCGAGACGCACGATTATGCCAGGCGGCACTTCTGCCCACGTTGCGGATCGTCGGTGTTCGCCTGCTCCGGCGACGAGATCGAAGTACACCTGGGCTCGCTGGATGCGCCGGACCAGCTGATGCCGACCTACGAAAACTGGCTCATCCGGCGCGAAAGCTGGTTGCCGCCGTTTCCGCTGGCGCACCACTACGAGCGTGATCGCGAGGGCGCAGGGCGACGCGAAGATTAG